Proteins from a genomic interval of Papaver somniferum cultivar HN1 chromosome 4, ASM357369v1, whole genome shotgun sequence:
- the LOC113275336 gene encoding glutamine synthetase cytosolic isozyme → MSLLTDLINLDLSDKTEKIIAEYIWIGGSGMDLRSKGRTLPGPVSDPSKLPKWNYDGSSTGQAPGEDSEVILYPQAIFKDPFRRGNNILVMCDAYTPQGEPIPTNKRCAAAKIFSNPIVEKEVPWYGIEQEYTLLQKDVNWPLGWPLGGFPGPQGPYYCGTGADKAFGRDIVDAHYKACLYAGINISGINGEVMPGQWEFQVGPAVGISAGDEIWVARYILERITEIAGVVVSFDPKPIKGDWNGAGAHCNYSTKSMREDGGYEVILKAIEKLSHKHKEHIAAYGEGNERRLTGKHETADINTFKWGVANRGASIRVGRDTEQAGKGYFEDRRPASNMDPYVVTAMIAETTIL, encoded by the exons ATGTCTCTGCTAACAGATCTTATCAACTTAGATCTCTCAGACAAAACTGAGAAGATCATCGCTGAATACATATG GATCGGTGGATCTGGTATGGACCTTCGAAGCAAAGGAAGG ACATTACCTGGTCCTGTTAGTGATCCTTCAAAGCTACCAAAATGGAACTACGATGGTTCCAGCACTGGACAAGCTCCAGGAGAAGATAGTGAAGTCATCCTATA tcCTCAGGCTATCTTCAAAGACCCATTCAGGAGGggaaacaacattctt GTTATGTGTGATGCTTACACTCCACAAGGAGAACCGATCCCAACTAACAAGAGATGCGCTGCTGCTAAGATCTTCAGCAATCCTATTGTTGAGAAAGAAGTTCCATG GTACGGAATTGAGCAAGAATACACCCTCTTGCAGAAGGATGTTAACTGGCCTCTTGGATGGCCCTTGGGAGGCTTTCCTGGACCACAG GGACCTTACTACTGCGGTACTGGTGCAGACAAGGCATTCGGACGTGACATTGTTGATGCCCATTACAAAGCCTGTCTCTATGCAGGAATTAACATCAGTGGAATCAATGGAGAAGTTATGCCTGGACAG TGGGAATTCCAAGTTGGCCCTGCTGTTGGTATCTCAGCTGGTGATGAGATATGGGTGGCTCGTTACATTCTTGAG AGGATCACTGAAATCGCTGGAGTCGTTGTTTCCTTCGACCCCAAGCCTATCAAG GGTGACTGGAACGGGGCTGGTGCTCACTGTAACTACAG TACTAAGTCCATGAGAGAGGATGGAGGGTACGAGGTTATCTTAAAGGCGATTGAAAAGCTTAGTCACAAACACAAGGAACACATTGCTGCTTACGGAGAAGGAAACGAACGACGTCTCACAGGAAAGCATGAAACAGCCGACATCAACACTTTCAAATGG GGAGTTGCAAACCGTGGTGCATCCATTAGAGTTGGGCGTGACACTGAACAGGCCGGTAAAGGTTATTTCGAGGACCGTAGGCCTGCATCCAACATGGATCCCTATGTGGTCACCGCAATGATTGCCGAGACCACCATCTTGTAG